Proteins encoded together in one uncultured Desulfosarcina sp. window:
- the trkA gene encoding Trk system potassium transporter TrkA, producing MKIVIIGAGEVGFHIASRLALESKDVVVVDYSAEALQRLTDSVDVQTVIGSGSSPSILESAGIREAEIMLAVTDSDEVNLVACLVADTLAPATKKLARLRGADFEHYHESFKTNAPHIDTVINPDIEVVRTIERLMQVPGAVDVGDFADGRIKFVGIHLEAGSRLDGVRLAELGNVLQEDRPLIAAVVRDEQLIVPTGRNHLRAGDLIYFICEEKDLISQLAIFDKQVTPVRRILIVGGGRIGYRLARRLEEKSLACKLIEKRPERCDLLAERLDRTVVLRGDGSDQSLLVEENIQDMDLVVTLTGDEETNILASLLAKRLGAAKTITQIDKFSYFPLMSTIGIEQVVSPRLSAINSILQHIRRGKVLSAISIKGEAGEVMEALALPTSDIVSKPLKRISFPKGAMVAGIIRGETIIIPDGDSVIEPDDRIIIFATRTAVRGVEKMLAVKLEYV from the coding sequence GTGAAAATTGTTATCATCGGCGCCGGCGAGGTGGGATTTCATATTGCCAGCCGCCTGGCGCTGGAGAGCAAAGACGTGGTGGTGGTCGATTACAGTGCCGAAGCGCTGCAGCGGCTTACGGACAGTGTCGATGTCCAGACGGTCATCGGTTCGGGAAGCAGCCCTTCCATCCTCGAATCGGCGGGCATTCGTGAGGCGGAGATCATGCTGGCCGTCACCGATTCCGACGAGGTGAACCTGGTCGCCTGCCTGGTGGCGGACACCCTGGCACCCGCCACCAAGAAACTGGCCCGCCTGCGGGGAGCCGATTTCGAACACTACCACGAGTCGTTCAAAACCAATGCGCCCCATATCGACACCGTCATCAACCCCGATATCGAGGTGGTTCGGACCATCGAGCGGCTGATGCAAGTCCCGGGCGCGGTGGACGTGGGAGATTTTGCCGACGGGCGCATCAAATTCGTCGGTATTCATCTGGAGGCCGGATCGCGGCTGGATGGTGTGCGGCTGGCCGAGTTGGGAAACGTACTTCAGGAAGACCGGCCGCTGATCGCCGCCGTGGTGCGCGATGAACAACTGATCGTTCCAACGGGCAGGAACCATTTGCGGGCCGGGGATCTGATCTACTTTATCTGCGAAGAAAAAGACCTGATTTCCCAGCTTGCGATTTTCGACAAGCAGGTCACACCGGTCAGAAGGATATTGATCGTCGGCGGCGGGAGGATCGGCTACCGGCTGGCCCGAAGGCTGGAAGAAAAGTCGCTGGCCTGCAAGTTGATCGAAAAACGGCCCGAACGATGCGATCTGCTGGCCGAACGGTTGGATCGAACCGTCGTGCTGCGCGGTGACGGTTCCGACCAGAGCCTGTTGGTGGAAGAAAACATTCAGGACATGGACCTGGTCGTGACGCTGACCGGCGACGAGGAAACCAATATCCTCGCATCCCTGCTGGCCAAACGGCTGGGCGCGGCCAAGACCATCACCCAGATCGACAAGTTCAGCTATTTTCCCCTGATGTCCACCATCGGCATCGAACAGGTGGTCAGCCCGCGGCTGTCGGCCATCAATTCCATCCTGCAGCACATCCGCAGGGGCAAAGTGCTGTCGGCCATTTCCATCAAGGGGGAGGCCGGGGAGGTGATGGAGGCCCTGGCCCTGCCCACCTCGGATATTGTTTCCAAGCCGCTGAAAAGAATCTCCTTTCCCAAAGGCGCCATGGTGGCCGGCATCATCCGCGGGGAGACGATTATCATCCCCGACGGTGACAGCGTTATTGAACCCGATGACCGGATCATCATTTTTGCAACCCGCACAGCCGTTCGCGGCGTGGAGAAGATGCTGGCCGTAAAGCTGGAGTACGTCTAG
- a CDS encoding energy-coupling factor transporter transmembrane component T — MGEIAAIGFTPGRSLLHRLDPRTKQILLMGLGAISPWADFFFLSILSTALLYCFAIARVPFGRLVREIRYFLFFLAILFCLRTISFHSWMPVFAVDQAAEALKICWRLLLVVLMGLLVMATTRTAHIRAALVWFLKPVPLIDEKMAATMVGLVVRFLPQILFQAAEISDAQRARCADRCKNPLIRLKRFGIPLFRRVFSCADELVAAMQVRCYSENRTLPELCFTSTDLLAMVAAGLISLTALIP; from the coding sequence ATGGGCGAGATAGCGGCCATCGGTTTTACGCCCGGTCGATCCCTGCTGCACCGGCTGGACCCGCGCACCAAACAGATTCTGCTGATGGGCCTGGGCGCGATCAGCCCGTGGGCCGATTTTTTCTTTCTGTCAATACTTAGCACTGCGTTGCTTTATTGCTTTGCTATCGCCCGCGTTCCGTTCGGTCGGTTGGTTCGGGAAATCCGCTATTTTCTGTTTTTCCTGGCAATTCTTTTCTGCCTGCGGACCATCTCCTTTCACAGTTGGATGCCTGTCTTTGCCGTGGATCAGGCCGCCGAGGCCCTGAAGATCTGCTGGCGCCTGCTGCTGGTGGTGCTGATGGGCCTGCTTGTCATGGCCACCACTCGTACGGCCCATATTCGCGCTGCACTGGTCTGGTTCTTAAAACCAGTGCCCCTGATCGACGAAAAAATGGCCGCCACCATGGTGGGGCTGGTGGTGCGGTTTTTGCCTCAAATTCTGTTTCAGGCCGCTGAAATTTCCGATGCGCAGCGGGCCCGGTGTGCCGATCGGTGCAAGAACCCGCTGATTCGCCTAAAGCGCTTCGGCATCCCGCTGTTCCGGCGGGTCTTTTCCTGTGCCGACGAACTGGTCGCTGCCATGCAGGTCCGCTGCTATAGCGAGAACCGGACTCTTCCCGAACTATGTTTTACTTCCACAGACCTGCTGGCCATGGTTGCCGCCGGCCTGATCTCTTTGACCGCATTGATTCCCTGA
- a CDS encoding ABC transporter ATP-binding protein — translation MAIIETKNLCHRFADGTLALDDVTLRFGEGEFTVIAGANGSGKTTLLRHFNGLLLPGSGSVTVDGLAVEKNLSKARQKVGMVFQDADSQIVGETVYDDVAFGPENLGLTRPQIDRRVGRALAVVGLAGQEDKRPHHLSGGEKRRLAIAGVLAMEPGVLLMDEPFSNLDYPATCRVLDQILELHRNGHTVIITTHDLEKVVAHAQRLVVMAAGRVVQDGAPDKVVAGIEHFGIRPPCSVQLGRGILPWAR, via the coding sequence ATGGCAATCATTGAAACGAAAAACTTATGCCACCGGTTTGCCGACGGCACCCTGGCCCTGGACGACGTCACCCTTCGTTTCGGAGAGGGAGAATTTACGGTCATTGCCGGTGCTAACGGTTCCGGGAAAACCACCCTGCTGCGTCATTTCAACGGACTGCTGCTGCCCGGTTCCGGATCGGTAACCGTAGACGGCCTGGCGGTGGAAAAAAATCTTTCGAAAGCCCGCCAGAAGGTCGGGATGGTGTTTCAGGATGCCGACAGCCAGATCGTGGGCGAGACGGTTTACGACGATGTCGCTTTCGGTCCGGAGAACTTAGGGCTGACGAGGCCGCAGATCGACCGCCGGGTGGGGCGCGCCCTTGCCGTTGTGGGGCTTGCCGGACAGGAGGACAAAAGGCCCCACCATCTTTCCGGAGGCGAAAAGCGCCGTCTGGCCATTGCTGGTGTCCTGGCCATGGAACCCGGCGTGCTGCTCATGGACGAGCCGTTTTCCAACCTCGATTATCCGGCAACCTGCCGGGTGCTCGACCAGATTCTCGAACTGCATCGAAACGGCCATACCGTGATTATCACGACCCACGACCTGGAAAAGGTGGTGGCCCACGCCCAGCGCCTGGTGGTCATGGCTGCCGGACGGGTTGTCCAAGACGGTGCGCCGGACAAAGTGGTTGCCGGGATCGAGCACTTCGGCATCCGCCCGCCCTGTTCCGTGCAACTGGGCAGAGGAATTCTGCCATGGGCGAGATAG
- a CDS encoding biotin transporter BioY yields the protein MNPTNPEKLKHMVYAALMAALTAVGAYIAIPVGPVPIVLQNLFVMLAGLLLGGRWALASMGVYLLAGAAGLPVFAGGAGGIGKFVGPTGGYLFGFAAAAFLIGIISERGRGRAVVDVMAMIAGTLVIYAFGATWLKIITGMSFTKAVAAGMLPFLIGDAVKIAAAIPIARTLRPMIDGSLRPVGTTG from the coding sequence ATGAACCCAACCAACCCGGAAAAACTCAAACACATGGTCTACGCGGCGCTGATGGCCGCCCTGACCGCGGTCGGCGCCTATATTGCCATTCCCGTGGGCCCGGTGCCCATTGTCCTTCAGAACCTGTTCGTCATGCTGGCCGGCCTGCTTTTAGGCGGCCGCTGGGCCTTGGCCAGCATGGGCGTCTACCTGCTGGCCGGCGCCGCGGGACTGCCCGTTTTTGCCGGCGGGGCAGGCGGTATCGGAAAATTCGTGGGCCCCACGGGCGGCTACCTGTTTGGCTTTGCTGCCGCAGCTTTCCTCATCGGGATCATCTCCGAACGCGGACGGGGAAGGGCGGTTGTCGATGTGATGGCGATGATCGCCGGCACGCTGGTCATCTATGCTTTCGGCGCCACCTGGCTCAAGATAATTACGGGGATGAGTTTTACCAAAGCTGTTGCCGCAGGGATGCTGCCGTTTCTCATCGGCGACGCCGTAAAGATTGCGGCGGCCATTCCCATTGCCCGCACCCTGCGGCCCATGATCGACGGTTCGCTTCGCCCTGTGGGGACTACCGGCTGA